In Rhodanobacter denitrificans, a single window of DNA contains:
- the rpoB gene encoding DNA-directed RNA polymerase subunit beta — translation MMAYSFTEKKRIRKDFGKRPPVLGVPNLLTIQTDSYREFLQEHVAPKQRGEKGLHAALKSVFPISSYSGNAALEYVDYRLGEPAFDERECRNRGMTYGAPLRTTVRLVIYDKDSPASKKVVKYIKEQEVYMGEIPLMTDTGTFIINGTERVIVSQLHRSPGVFFDHDRGKTHSSGKLLFSARVIPYRGSWLDFEFDPKDALFTRIDRRRKLPVTVLLRALGYSNEEMLGIFFEHNVFHLGKKGGTTLELVAERLRGETLSFDLAIGGKVLVEAGKRITARHVRQLAAENITALEVPDDYPVGRIVATDIVDAKTGELLASANDEITAEQLENFRKAGIEIVPTLYVNDLDRGAYISHTLRIDNTKTPLEALVEIYRMMRPGEPPTKDAAQNLFFNLFFTFDRYDLSGVGRMKFNRRVGRKDILGPGVLYDHKYFSERKEDASQAMVKELGESSDILDVLKVLIDIKNGHGTVDDIDHLGNRRVRSVGEMAENTFRIGLVRVERAVRERLSLAEADGLTPQDLINAKPVAAAVKEFFGSSQLSQFMDQNNPLSEVTHKRRVSALGPGGLTRERAGFEVRDVHPTHYGRVCTIETPEGPNIGLINSLAVYARTNAYGFLETPYRKVANSKVTDKVDYLSAIEEGDHVIAQANSPLDKHGAFLEDFVSCRFRGESELRPASEVDYMDVSPMQTVSVAAALVPFLEHDDANRALMGANMQRQAVPTLRSQTPLVGTGIERAVARDSGVIVSAKRGGVIDQVDAARIVVRVNEEEVGDNDAGVDIYTLTKYTRSNQNTNLNQRPLVNVGDVVAKGDTLADGSSTDLGELALGQNMLIAFMPWNGYNFEDSILLSERVVQEDRYTSIHIEELSCIARDTKLGAEEITADIPNVGEQALARLDESGIVYIGAEVKAGDIMVGKVTPKGESQLTPEEKLLRAIFGEKASDVKDSSLRVPPGMDGTVIDVQVFTRDGIEKDKRAKQIEETEVKRVRKDLDDQFRILEGAIYSRMRTQLVGKSAMSGPGGLKRGAEITDAYLDGLKKDDWFKINVKDEDVTEFLERAADQIKRHKEEFDKRFKEKQGKITQGDDLAPGVLKMVKVFLAVKRRIQPGDKMAGRHGNKGVVSNVVPVEDMPYSADGVPVDIVLNPLGVPSRMNIGQILEVHLGWAAKGLGKKIQKMLEAQEKVAKIREFLDQIYNNHVAGAVQHVDLKSLTDKEIFALATNLQEGVPMATPVFDGAEETEIKAMLRLADLPESGQTTLYDGRTGEAFDRPVTVGYMHYLKLNHLVDDKMHARSTGPYSLVTQQPLGGKAQFGGQRFGEMEVWALEAYGAAYTLQEMLTVKSDDVQGRNQMYKNIVDGNHEMSAGMPESFNVLVKEIRSLAIDIDLEEIK, via the coding sequence ATCATGGCCTACTCGTTTACCGAGAAGAAACGCATCCGCAAGGATTTTGGCAAGCGTCCGCCCGTACTGGGCGTGCCGAACCTGCTGACCATCCAGACTGATTCCTACCGGGAGTTCCTGCAGGAGCACGTCGCGCCGAAACAGCGCGGCGAGAAGGGTTTGCATGCCGCGTTGAAGTCGGTGTTCCCGATCTCCAGCTATTCGGGCAATGCCGCGCTCGAGTACGTCGACTATCGCCTGGGCGAGCCGGCGTTCGACGAGCGCGAGTGCCGCAACCGCGGCATGACCTACGGCGCCCCGCTGCGCACCACCGTGCGCCTGGTCATCTACGACAAGGACAGCCCGGCCTCGAAGAAGGTGGTCAAGTACATCAAGGAGCAGGAAGTCTACATGGGCGAGATTCCGCTCATGACCGACACCGGCACCTTCATCATCAACGGCACCGAGCGCGTGATCGTCTCGCAGCTGCATCGTTCGCCGGGCGTGTTCTTCGACCACGACCGCGGCAAGACGCACAGCTCGGGCAAGCTCTTGTTCTCGGCCCGCGTGATTCCCTACCGCGGCTCCTGGCTGGACTTCGAGTTCGACCCGAAGGACGCGCTGTTCACCCGCATCGACCGTCGCCGCAAGCTGCCGGTGACGGTGCTGCTGCGCGCGCTCGGCTACAGCAACGAGGAGATGCTGGGCATCTTCTTCGAGCACAACGTGTTCCATCTCGGCAAGAAGGGCGGCACCACGCTGGAGCTGGTCGCCGAGCGCCTGCGCGGCGAGACGCTCTCCTTCGACCTGGCGATCGGCGGCAAGGTACTGGTGGAAGCCGGCAAGCGCATCACTGCGCGCCACGTGCGCCAGCTGGCGGCCGAGAACATCACCGCGCTGGAAGTGCCGGACGACTATCCGGTAGGCCGCATCGTGGCGACCGACATCGTCGACGCCAAGACCGGCGAGCTGCTGGCCTCGGCGAATGACGAGATCACCGCCGAACAACTGGAGAACTTCCGCAAGGCCGGCATCGAGATCGTGCCCACGCTGTACGTCAACGACCTCGATCGCGGCGCCTACATCTCGCATACCCTGCGCATCGACAACACCAAGACGCCGCTGGAGGCGCTGGTGGAAATCTATCGCATGATGCGCCCGGGCGAGCCGCCGACCAAGGATGCCGCGCAGAACCTGTTCTTCAACCTGTTCTTCACTTTCGACCGCTACGACCTGTCGGGCGTGGGCCGGATGAAGTTCAACCGCCGCGTGGGCCGCAAGGACATCCTCGGTCCGGGCGTGCTGTACGACCACAAGTACTTCAGCGAGCGCAAGGAAGATGCGTCGCAGGCGATGGTCAAGGAACTGGGCGAAAGCTCCGACATCCTCGACGTGCTGAAGGTGCTGATCGACATCAAGAACGGCCACGGCACCGTCGACGACATCGACCACCTGGGCAACCGCCGCGTGCGTTCGGTCGGCGAGATGGCCGAGAACACCTTCCGCATCGGCCTGGTGCGCGTCGAGCGCGCGGTGCGCGAGCGTCTGTCGCTGGCCGAGGCCGATGGCCTGACCCCGCAGGACCTGATCAACGCCAAGCCGGTCGCGGCCGCGGTGAAGGAGTTCTTCGGCTCCTCGCAGCTGTCGCAGTTCATGGACCAGAACAACCCGCTGTCCGAAGTGACGCACAAGCGCCGCGTCTCCGCGCTCGGGCCGGGCGGCCTGACCCGCGAACGCGCCGGCTTCGAAGTGCGCGACGTGCACCCGACCCATTACGGCCGCGTGTGCACCATCGAGACGCCGGAAGGCCCGAACATCGGCCTGATCAACTCGCTGGCCGTGTACGCCCGCACCAATGCCTACGGCTTCCTCGAGACGCCGTACCGCAAGGTCGCCAACAGCAAGGTCACCGACAAGGTCGATTACCTGTCGGCGATCGAGGAAGGCGACCACGTGATCGCGCAGGCGAACTCGCCGCTGGACAAGCACGGCGCGTTCCTGGAGGACTTCGTGTCCTGCCGTTTCCGCGGTGAATCCGAGCTGCGTCCGGCCTCCGAAGTGGACTACATGGACGTCTCGCCGATGCAGACCGTGTCGGTCGCCGCGGCGCTGGTGCCGTTCCTCGAGCATGACGACGCGAACCGCGCCCTGATGGGCGCGAACATGCAGCGCCAGGCCGTGCCGACCCTGCGCTCGCAGACGCCGCTGGTGGGTACCGGCATCGAACGCGCGGTGGCGCGCGACTCCGGTGTCATCGTCAGCGCCAAGCGCGGTGGCGTGATCGACCAGGTCGATGCGGCGCGTATCGTGGTGCGCGTGAACGAGGAAGAGGTCGGCGACAACGATGCCGGCGTCGACATCTACACGCTGACCAAGTACACCCGCTCCAACCAGAACACCAACCTCAACCAGCGCCCGCTGGTGAACGTCGGCGACGTGGTGGCGAAGGGCGACACGCTGGCCGACGGCTCGTCGACCGACCTGGGCGAGCTCGCGCTCGGCCAGAACATGCTGATCGCGTTCATGCCGTGGAACGGCTACAACTTCGAGGACTCGATCCTGCTCTCCGAGCGCGTCGTGCAGGAAGACCGCTACACCTCGATCCACATCGAGGAGCTGTCCTGCATCGCGCGCGACACCAAGCTGGGCGCCGAGGAAATCACCGCCGACATCCCGAACGTGGGCGAGCAGGCGCTGGCGCGGCTGGACGAGTCGGGCATCGTCTACATCGGTGCCGAGGTGAAGGCCGGCGACATCATGGTCGGCAAGGTCACGCCGAAGGGCGAGAGCCAGCTCACGCCCGAAGAGAAGCTGCTGCGCGCGATCTTCGGCGAGAAGGCGTCCGACGTGAAGGACTCGTCCTTGCGCGTGCCGCCGGGCATGGACGGCACCGTCATCGACGTGCAGGTGTTCACCCGCGACGGCATCGAGAAGGACAAGCGCGCCAAGCAGATCGAGGAAACCGAGGTCAAGCGGGTCCGCAAGGATCTGGACGACCAGTTCCGCATCCTCGAAGGCGCGATCTACAGCCGCATGCGTACCCAGTTGGTCGGCAAGTCCGCGATGAGCGGTCCGGGCGGCCTGAAGCGCGGCGCCGAGATCACCGACGCCTACCTGGACGGCCTGAAGAAGGACGACTGGTTCAAGATCAACGTCAAGGACGAGGACGTCACCGAGTTCCTCGAGCGCGCCGCCGACCAGATCAAGCGCCACAAGGAAGAGTTCGACAAGCGCTTCAAGGAGAAGCAGGGCAAGATCACCCAGGGCGACGACCTCGCACCGGGCGTGCTGAAGATGGTCAAGGTGTTCCTGGCCGTGAAGCGCCGCATCCAGCCGGGCGACAAGATGGCCGGTCGCCACGGCAACAAGGGCGTGGTGTCGAACGTGGTGCCGGTGGAGGACATGCCGTACTCCGCCGACGGCGTGCCGGTCGACATCGTGCTGAACCCGCTGGGCGTGCCGTCGCGCATGAACATCGGGCAGATCCTGGAAGTGCATCTGGGCTGGGCCGCCAAGGGCCTGGGCAAGAAGATCCAGAAGATGCTCGAAGCGCAGGAGAAGGTGGCCAAGATCCGCGAGTTCCTCGACCAGATCTACAACAACCACGTCGCCGGCGCGGTGCAGCATGTCGACCTGAAGTCGCTCACCGACAAGGAAATCTTCGCGCTCGCCACCAACCTGCAGGAAGGCGTGCCGATGGCGACGCCGGTGTTCGACGGTGCGGAAGAGACCGAGATCAAGGCGATGCTGAGGCTGGCGGACCTGCCCGAGTCGGGCCAGACCACGCTGTACGACGGCCGTACCGGCGAGGCGTTCGATCGCCCGGTTACCGTCGGCTACATGCATTACCTGAAGCTCAACCACCTGGTCGACGACAAGATGCACGCGCGCTCCACCGGCCCGTACTCGCTGGTTACCCAGCAGCCGCTGGGCGGCAAGGCGCAGTTCGGCGGCCAGCGCTTCGGCGAGATGGAAGTGTGGGCGCTGGAAGCCTACGGCGCGGCCTACACCCTGCAGGAAATGCTGACGGTGAAGTCCGACGACGTGCAGGGCCGCAACCAGATGTACAAGAACATTGTCGACGGCAACCACGAAATGTCCGCGGGCATGCCGGAATCCTTCAACGTGCTGGTGAAGGAAATCCGCTCGCTCGCCATCGACATCGATCTGGAAGAGATCAAGTGA